A genomic stretch from Patagioenas fasciata isolate bPatFas1 chromosome 10, bPatFas1.hap1, whole genome shotgun sequence includes:
- the LOC136105872 gene encoding dynactin subunit 2-like isoform X1, whose amino-acid sequence MADPKYADLPGIARNEPDVYETSDLPEDDQAEFEAEELTSTSVEHLIINPNAAYEKFKDKHLGTEGVDFSDRITKTRRTGYESGEYEMLGEGLGAKETPQQRYQRLQHEVQELVREVEQIQSTMKESAAEEELTPMALARQVEGLKQQLLSSHLEKLLGPAAAIDFADPSGAVAKRLLQQLEVVKCSKVTPGKSPVKGPVPTRDAVTFELYWRPEQDQFAQTAKIAELEKRLAQLEATVRCEPHSQVRGQGLLPCHSLPPHPAPLMQFTSPQNPLLVGLKGTSLVETMQVLQAKVNILDVAVLDQVEARLQSVMGKVNEIAKHKATVQDADTQSKIHQIYEMMQRWDPVASTLPDVVQRLVTLRDLHEQATQFGQVLVHLDTTQQEIAGALKDNTVLLAEVQKTMKENLAIVEDSFADIDTRIKQLQK is encoded by the exons GAGGAGCTCACCAGCACCAGTGTGGAGCATCTCATCATCAACCCCAATGCTGCTTATGAGAAGTTCAAGGACAAGCACCTGGGCACTGAGGGAGTGG ATTTCTCTGATCGCATCACCAAGACCAGGAGAACGGGTTACGAGTCTGGGGAGTATGAAATG CTTGGTGAGGGTCTTGGTGCCAAAGAGACACCCCAGCAGCGATACCAACGGCTGCAGCATGAGGTACAGGAGCTGGTTAGGGAGGTTgagcagatccag AGCACAATGAAGGAGTCAGCAGCAGAGGAAGAGCTGACGCCCATGGCCTTGGCCAGACAGGTTGAGGGCCTGAAACAGCAGTTGCTCTCCAGCCACCTGGAGAAACTGCTGGGTCCTGCCGCGGCCATAGACTTTGCAGACCCCAGCGGTGCCGTGGCCAA acgcctgctgcagcagctggaggtggTGAAGTGCAGCAAGGTGACACCAGGGAAGAGCCCTGTCAAAGGCCCAGTGCCCACCAGAGATGCTGTCACCTTTGAGCTGTACTGGAGGCCAGAGCAGGACCAGTTTGCCCAGACTGCCAAG ATTGCGGAGCTGGAGAAGCGGCTGGCACAGCTCGAGGCAACAGTACGGTGTGAGccccacagccaggtgaggggccAGGGGCTCCTGCCATGCCACTCTCttcccccccatcctgccccactgatgcaattTACTTCCCCACAGAATCCGCTGTTGGTCGGGCTGAAAGGCACCAGCCTTGTG GAGACCATGCAGGTCCTGCAGGCCAAGGTCAACATCCTGGATGTGGCTGTGCTGGATCAAGTAGAGGCCCGGCTGCAG AGCGTCATGGGGAAAGTGAATGAAATCGCCAAGCATAAGGCAACTGTGCAAGATGCCGACACCCAGAGCAAG ATCCACCAGATCTATGAGATGATGCAACGCTGGGACCCCGTGGCCAGCACCCTGCCTGATGTTGTGCAGAGGTTGGTGACCCTCAGGGACCTGCATGAGCAAG cTACACAGTTTGGGCAGGTCCTTGTGCACTTAGACACAACGCAGCAAGAGATAGCTGGTGCTCTGAAGGACAACACTGTGCTGCTGGCAGAG GTCCAGAAGACAATGAAAGAAAACCTGGCCATTGTAGAGGACAGCTTTGCAGACATAGACACCCGCATCAAGCAGCTGCAGAAGTGA
- the LOC136105872 gene encoding dynactin subunit 2-like isoform X2 yields the protein MADPKYADLPGIARNEPDVYETSDLPEDDQAEFEAEELTSTSVEHLIINPNAAYEKFKDKHLGTEGVDFSDRITKTRRTGYESGEYEMLGEGLGAKETPQQRYQRLQHEVQELVREVEQIQSTMKESAAEEELTPMALARQVEGLKQQLLSSHLEKLLGPAAAIDFADPSGAVAKRLLQQLEVVKCSKVTPGKSPVKGPVPTRDAVTFELYWRPEQDQFAQTAKIAELEKRLAQLEATVRCEPHSQNPLLVGLKGTSLVETMQVLQAKVNILDVAVLDQVEARLQSVMGKVNEIAKHKATVQDADTQSKIHQIYEMMQRWDPVASTLPDVVQRLVTLRDLHEQATQFGQVLVHLDTTQQEIAGALKDNTVLLAEVQKTMKENLAIVEDSFADIDTRIKQLQK from the exons GAGGAGCTCACCAGCACCAGTGTGGAGCATCTCATCATCAACCCCAATGCTGCTTATGAGAAGTTCAAGGACAAGCACCTGGGCACTGAGGGAGTGG ATTTCTCTGATCGCATCACCAAGACCAGGAGAACGGGTTACGAGTCTGGGGAGTATGAAATG CTTGGTGAGGGTCTTGGTGCCAAAGAGACACCCCAGCAGCGATACCAACGGCTGCAGCATGAGGTACAGGAGCTGGTTAGGGAGGTTgagcagatccag AGCACAATGAAGGAGTCAGCAGCAGAGGAAGAGCTGACGCCCATGGCCTTGGCCAGACAGGTTGAGGGCCTGAAACAGCAGTTGCTCTCCAGCCACCTGGAGAAACTGCTGGGTCCTGCCGCGGCCATAGACTTTGCAGACCCCAGCGGTGCCGTGGCCAA acgcctgctgcagcagctggaggtggTGAAGTGCAGCAAGGTGACACCAGGGAAGAGCCCTGTCAAAGGCCCAGTGCCCACCAGAGATGCTGTCACCTTTGAGCTGTACTGGAGGCCAGAGCAGGACCAGTTTGCCCAGACTGCCAAG ATTGCGGAGCTGGAGAAGCGGCTGGCACAGCTCGAGGCAACAGTACGGTGTGAGccccacagccag AATCCGCTGTTGGTCGGGCTGAAAGGCACCAGCCTTGTG GAGACCATGCAGGTCCTGCAGGCCAAGGTCAACATCCTGGATGTGGCTGTGCTGGATCAAGTAGAGGCCCGGCTGCAG AGCGTCATGGGGAAAGTGAATGAAATCGCCAAGCATAAGGCAACTGTGCAAGATGCCGACACCCAGAGCAAG ATCCACCAGATCTATGAGATGATGCAACGCTGGGACCCCGTGGCCAGCACCCTGCCTGATGTTGTGCAGAGGTTGGTGACCCTCAGGGACCTGCATGAGCAAG cTACACAGTTTGGGCAGGTCCTTGTGCACTTAGACACAACGCAGCAAGAGATAGCTGGTGCTCTGAAGGACAACACTGTGCTGCTGGCAGAG GTCCAGAAGACAATGAAAGAAAACCTGGCCATTGTAGAGGACAGCTTTGCAGACATAGACACCCGCATCAAGCAGCTGCAGAAGTGA